The sequence TTTAACCCTGGAACACGCCCGGATCAAGGCCGCCGGGGCCGGCCCGGATGCCGCCCGGGCGCGCGCCCCCGCTGAACTCCCGGTTCCCGGCAAGGGGCGGGTGCTGGTGTTTGCCGCCGGCTGCGGTTCCAGCGGGATCCCGGACGAGTGGGCGGCCGGGTCCGACCGGCCCGGCGTCCATCGCTTGCCCGATCTGTCGGCGGCCACCCTCGAGGGGATCGCCGCCCAGGTGCAGGCACTTAAGGGGCCACGGGATCTTGCCATCGCCTCGTTGCATTGGGGCGGCAATTGGGGCTACCGGATACCGCCGGCGCACCGCCAATTCGCCCACGGGCTCATCGACCGGGCCGGGATCGACCTGGTCCACGGCCATTCTTCCCACCATCCCTTGGCCATGGAACTCTACCGGGATCGGTTGATTCTTTATGGCTGTGGCGATTTCCTTAACGATTACGAGGGGATAGGCGGTTATGAAGAGTTTCGGGGCGACCTGGTCCTGATGTACTTTCCCACCCTGGCGATCGGGAGCGGCACCCTGCTACGGCTGGAACTGGTGCCGCTCAAGATCTACCGCCTGCAGCTGAAGCGGCCGGCGGCGGTGGAGGTGGAATGGCTGCGCGCCCGGCTGGACCGGGAGTGCCGCCCCTTCGGGCTGACCGTGCGGCACGTCAGCGCCACCCATCTGAGGCTGGAGCGCCTCTGAGCGCGCCGGGGCCATTCCCCCTGGTGGGAGCGGCGCCTCGGGGGTATCCTGGAAGTCCCGATGACAGCCACCCTTGTGGGGAGTCGCCATGGAAGCCCGACCGCCGTTACCGCCCTTCACCCTAGAAACCGCCCTCCAGAAGGTCCAGGCCGCCGAGGATGCCTGGAATTCCCGCGACCCGGCCCGGGTGGCGCTGGCCTACACGCCCGATTCAGAATGGCGCAACCGTTCGGAGTTTTTCGTCGGCCGCGCGGCGATCGAGGATTTCCTGC is a genomic window of Candidatus Methylocalor cossyra containing:
- a CDS encoding CapA family protein, with translation MVSDALATKPARGHIPEDRITLFLAGDVMTGRGIDQILPHPVPPRLHEPWVQDARRYVELAEAAHGPIPKPVAFSYPWGEALAEWARAAPDLRIVNLETAITTSEDWWPAKGIHYRMHPNNAPCLDVAGIDCCVLANNHVLDWHYRGLVDTLLTLEHARIKAAGAGPDAARARAPAELPVPGKGRVLVFAAGCGSSGIPDEWAAGSDRPGVHRLPDLSAATLEGIAAQVQALKGPRDLAIASLHWGGNWGYRIPPAHRQFAHGLIDRAGIDLVHGHSSHHPLAMELYRDRLILYGCGDFLNDYEGIGGYEEFRGDLVLMYFPTLAIGSGTLLRLELVPLKIYRLQLKRPAAVEVEWLRARLDRECRPFGLTVRHVSATHLRLERL